The following proteins are co-located in the bacterium genome:
- a CDS encoding N-acetylmuramoyl-L-alanine amidase: QRVDIFYYYQDGVKESRELAEILHNTIEKKYHAAQPGRGYDSSISTRNLHMLSALNPATVYIELGNIRNPKDQERFIIPDNRQAVANWLCEGLLEAVRKKH, translated from the coding sequence CTCAGCGCGTCGATATCTTTTATTACTATCAGGACGGCGTCAAAGAAAGCCGCGAACTGGCGGAAATTCTCCACAATACCATTGAAAAAAAGTATCACGCAGCCCAGCCGGGGCGCGGATACGACAGCTCCATCTCCACACGAAACCTGCACATGCTGTCCGCACTCAATCCGGCGACGGTCTATATCGAGCTCGGCAACATACGCAATCCCAAAGACCAGGAGCGTTTCATCATTCCGGATAATCGTCAGGCGGTGGCCAACTGGCTCTGCGAAGGTCTGCTGGAAGCGGTGCGCAAGAAGCACTAA